In Carassius gibelio isolate Cgi1373 ecotype wild population from Czech Republic chromosome B19, carGib1.2-hapl.c, whole genome shotgun sequence, one DNA window encodes the following:
- the LOC127979735 gene encoding HLA class I histocompatibility antigen, A alpha chain isoform X4: protein MGQSGAGGGMKSRKIINQNTYQNLLLFTLAFSGRFGTHSLRYFFSAVSGISDFPEFTIVGQVDDQQFMYFDSKIMKVVPKTEWMRQSEGADYWDRETQTSIGAHQVYKVNIQTLKARFNQTTGVHTVQVMYGCEFDDQTGETNGFRQDGYDGEDFLFLDLKEMRWITPVMQGIPTIQKWNNYGYEIEAKKHYFSTVCIEWLKKYLEYGKSSLKKTVSPQVSLLQKSSRSPVTCHATGFYPKDVIISWMKNGQDHDEDVKVGELLPNEDGTFQKTSTIRVTPEEWKKNKFICVVEHQGETKRVNEIKTHLTHPK, encoded by the exons atggggcAATCGGGGGCaggtggaggcatgaagtcaaggaagataattaatcagaatacttaccaaaatttgctcctgttcacgctcgccttctctggaagattcg GAACACACTCTCTGAGATACTTCTTTTCTGCTGTGTCTGGAATCAGTGACTTCCCAGAGTTCACTATTGTTGGTCAGGTAGATGATCAACAGTTTATGTATTTTGACAGTAAGATAATGAAAGTTGTGCCGAAGACAGAGTGGATGAGACAGAGTGAAGGAGCagattattgggacagagagaCTCAGACTAGTATTGGTGCACATCAGGTCTACAAAGTCAACATCCAGACTCTAAAGGCCCGCTTCAACCAGACGACAG gtgtgcACACAGTCCAGGTGATGTACGGCTGTGAGTTTGATGATCAGACTGGAGAAACAAATGGGTTTCGTCAAGATGGTTATGATGGAGAGGACTTTCTGTTTCTGGAtctgaaggagatgagatggattACTCCAGTGATGCAAGGAATCCCCACCATACAGAAGTGGAACAATTACGGATATGAGATTGAGGCTAAAAAACATTACTTCAGCACTGTGTGCATTGAGTGGTTGAAGAAGTATCTGGAGTATGGAAAGAGCAGCCTGAAGAAAACAG tctcTCCTCAGGTGTCTCTGCTGCAGAAGTCTTCCAGGTCTCCAGTCACGTGTCATGCTACAGGATTTTACCCCAAAGACGTAATAATCTCCTGGATGAAGAATGGACAAGATCATGATGAGGATGTGAAGGTTGGTGAACTTCTTCCTAATGAGGACGGGACCTTTCAGAAGACGAGCACAATCAGAGTTACTCCTGAAGAGTGGAAGAAGAACAAGTTCATCTGTGTGGTGGAGCATCAGGGTGAAACCAAGAGAGTGAATGAGATCAAGACTCATTTGACTCACCCAAAATAA